One window of the Trifolium pratense cultivar HEN17-A07 linkage group LG2, ARS_RC_1.1, whole genome shotgun sequence genome contains the following:
- the LOC123904955 gene encoding protein MAIN-LIKE 1-like: MALPIWYADPNDKEILAVNLRCIASGKKVINIQKPSRRTNRWFWDVVEASGLEPLTRTNFSVLDYGLLWAFVERWHSETSSFHIPLGELAITLDDVQCLLHIPIEGKFLNHGKMSRDEAADMVNSFLGVDRDVVMGHFAKMNGLHLKHSDVEDIYSVNHRLADKVVAEGKSAHEIKLYRDRSIRAFLLFLVCCTIFSNKSSYYVDVVYLQYFQDLSAVREWNWGAAALVHLQHYLDDACLVTVNQMAGYMSLLQGWINIFFQDLVCGRRILSILRACLEMQSLFPELDIGNQVAIETVWIIFRRTAAYSVHMMITDTSAL; encoded by the exons ATGGCTCTTCCGATATGGTATGCAGACCCAAATGACAAAGAg ATTTTAGCGGTAAATTTACGTTGCATCGCCAGcggaaaaaaagttattaatatacaaaaaccGTCCCGCCGCACGAACAGGTGGTTTTGGGATGTAGTTGAAGCATCGGGTTTGGAGCCGCTTACCCGGACTAATTTTAGCGTGCTTGACTACGGGCTCCTCTGGGCATTTGTTGAAAGATGGCATTCGGAGACGAGTTCATTCCACATTCCATTGGGTGAGCTGGCCATCACATTGGACGATGTCCAATGTCTACTGCATATTCCGATCGAGGGAAAGTTTTTGAACCATGGCAAAATGTCGAGGGATGAAGCGGCTGACATGGTTAATTCATTTCTAGGAGTTGATCGCGATGTTGTTATGGGTCATTTTGCCAAAATGAACGGACTCCATCTGAAGCATTCTGACGTGGAGGATATTTATAGTGTTAACCATAGATTAGCTGATAAGGTTGTTGCTGAAGGTAAGTCGGCGCATGAGATTAAGCTGTATAGGGACAGGTCCATACGGGCTTTCTTGCTATTTTTGGTCTGTTGTACCATATTTAGCAACAAAAGTAGTTACTACGTGGACGTAGTATACCTGCAGTATTTTCAGGATTTGTCGGCTGTACGTGAATGGAATTGGGGTGCTGCTGCTCTGGTTCATTTGCAACATTATCTGGATGATGCGTGTTTGGTGACAGTGAATCAGATGGCTGGGTACATGTCTTTGCTTCAG GGCtggataaatatttttttccagGACTTAGTGTGTGGGCGCAGGATCCTATCTATTCTGAGGGCATGCCTCGAAATGCAAAGTTTGTTCCCGGAGCTGGACATAGGGAACCAAGTGGCTATAGAAACAGTTTGGATAATATTCAGACGTACGGCTGCGTATTCAGTCCATATGATGATCACCGACACGTCCGCCCTTTGA
- the LOC123904956 gene encoding uncharacterized protein LOC123904956, translating to MDVSLTQRMRSTLAAVYFGDGKPHLFRINDGETFEGLKQQLYQLNRTVNNPNDNRTVSNLLYRKPSIGSDGHVAFTRMTVENNDDVETMFSIFEQYSSTGPIELDATLTRSVEAILACLVGPEDPNYVTK from the coding sequence ATGGATGTCTCACTCACACAACGAATGAGATCTACTCTTGCGGCAGTTTACTTTGGCGATGGAAAACCGCATTTGTTTCGAATCAATGACGGTGAAACGTTCGAAGGTCTGAAACAGCAGCTGTACCAACTGAATCGCACCGTAAACAACCCGAACGACAATAGAACGGTATCAAATCTCCTGTATCGAAAGCCATCGATTGGTTCTGACGGACACGTTGCTTTCACTCGTATGACTGTTGAAAACAACGATGATGTAGAAACTATGTTTTCAATCTTCGAGCAGTACTCCTCCACGGGGCCTATCGAGCTAGATGCGACACTGACAAGATCAGTTGAAGCCATCCTTGCTTGTCTTGTTGGGCCGGAAGACCCAAATTATGTTACTAAGTGA